The Deltaproteobacteria bacterium DNA window AATCGGAGCCCGGAATGTCGGCGCCCGAAGCGGGCTAGAAGCTGTAACGGCTCAACCATTTGCCGTATTTCGGATTTTCGCCGCGCAACACCCTGAAATAGGCGTCCTGCAAGGCCTTGGTCACCGGGCCACGGCTCCCCTGGCCAATGACGCGCCGATCCACCTCGCGAATGGGCGTGACCTCGGCGGCAGTGCCGCTGAAAAAGGCCTCGTCGGCGCAGTACAGTTCATCGCGGGTGAAGCGGTCCTCGACCACGTCATAGCCCAGGTCCTCGGCCAGAAGCATCAGGGAATCCCTGGTTATTCCGGCCAGGATGGAGCCCAGGGGCGGAGTCTTGATGACGCCGTTTCGGACAATGAAGACATTCTCGCCCGTGGCCTCGGACACATAGCCCTCGGCGTCGAGCATGAGGGCCTCGTTGTAGCCGTCGGCCAGGGCCTCGCGCTTGGCCAGGACCGAATTGACGTAGTTGCCGCAGGTCTTGGCCTTGGTCATCATGACGTTGACGTGATGCCGGGTGAAGGTCGAGGTCTTGACCCGGATGCCCTTTTCCAGGGCTTCGGCCCCCAGATACGCGCCCCAGGGCCAGGTGGCGATGATGGTCTGGATGGGATTGTCGCCCGGAAATACGCCCATGGCTCCGGCACCGATGAAGGACAGGGGACGGACATAACCCTCGGCCAGCTTGTTGGCCTTCAGGGTGTCCAGGATGGCCTGGCAGATTTCGGCCTGGGAAAAAGGAATGACCATCTCATTGATCTTGGCCGACAGAAAAAGCCGGTCCACATGCTCTTCCAGCCTGAACACGGCCGAACCGCCATCCGCGCAGGTGTAACAGCGGATGCCCTCGAACACGCCCACGCCGTAA harbors:
- a CDS encoding branched-chain amino acid transaminase, translated to MVQKADKIWFDGKLVPWDEAQVHVLTHTLHYGVGVFEGIRCYTCADGGSAVFRLEEHVDRLFLSAKINEMVIPFSQAEICQAILDTLKANKLAEGYVRPLSFIGAGAMGVFPGDNPIQTIIATWPWGAYLGAEALEKGIRVKTSTFTRHHVNVMMTKAKTCGNYVNSVLAKREALADGYNEALMLDAEGYVSEATGENVFIVRNGVIKTPPLGSILAGITRDSLMLLAEDLGYDVVEDRFTRDELYCADEAFFSGTAAEVTPIREVDRRVIGQGSRGPVTKALQDAYFRVLRGENPKYGKWLSRYSF